From Hymenobacter sediminicola:
TGATGAGTGTGCGCAGGTGAGCCGCCGGCTGGCCCGGCGCATTGATGAGCACTATGGTGAAGATGCCACATACTCGCTAGAAGTCACTTCACCCGGTGCCGACCAGCCTCTTACCGACCTGCGCCAGTATACCCGGCATGTGGGCCGCACCTTCAGCCTGAAGCTGCAGGACGGTACCGAGAAAACCGGCACGCTGGAAGCCACCGAAGCCGAGGGCATCCAACTGGCCGAAGTAGTGAAGGATAAGAACAAAAAAAAGA
This genomic window contains:
- the rimP gene encoding ribosome maturation factor RimP: MNFDQNLIAEMLQDSLAGFDLFVVDLSVSDAIRPKITVTLDSEQGLGIDECAQVSRRLARRIDEHYGEDATYSLEVTSPGADQPLTDLRQYTRHVGRTFSLKLQDGTEKTGTLEATEAEGIQLAEVVKDKNKKKTLPAVLVPFTDIQEARIVISFK